In the Bacillus shivajii genome, one interval contains:
- a CDS encoding L,D-transpeptidase: MLTILLSFLLVISPVWPLGENPVVGDPYLIVKKSTNELAFIIDGEVKQTFRVATGQKEAQTPEGEFTVTVKAINPYYRKTDIQGGDEKNPLGTRWIGFDADDTDGRTYGIHGTNRPSSIGYYVTQGCVRMKNEDVEILFEEVPLGTKVFITEREDSFEVLGKEMGAIKKE; encoded by the coding sequence GTGTTAACGATTCTCCTTTCTTTTCTCTTAGTCATTTCGCCTGTTTGGCCTTTAGGTGAAAATCCGGTAGTTGGAGACCCTTACTTAATTGTAAAAAAATCGACCAATGAACTTGCATTTATTATTGACGGAGAAGTGAAACAAACATTTCGGGTTGCAACAGGGCAAAAGGAAGCACAAACTCCTGAAGGAGAGTTTACGGTTACGGTAAAAGCAATTAATCCATATTACCGAAAAACAGATATTCAGGGCGGCGATGAGAAAAATCCATTAGGAACACGTTGGATCGGCTTTGATGCGGATGACACAGACGGTAGAACATATGGCATACATGGAACAAATCGGCCGTCTTCGATAGGGTACTATGTAACTCAAGGCTGTGTTCGCATGAAAAATGAAGATGTTGAGATACTCTTTGAGGAAGTCCCTTTAGGAACGAAGGTCTTTATTACTGAACGTGAGGACTCATTTGAAGTGCTAGGTAAAGAAATGGGGGCAATAAAAAAAGAGTAA
- the prli42 gene encoding stressosome-associated protein Prli42, which produces MPRKYRKLIIYIMVATMFLGTVFAGVGGLL; this is translated from the coding sequence ATGCCCCGTAAATATAGAAAATTAATTATATATATCATGGTTGCCACCATGTTTTTAGGTACAGTCTTTGCAGGTGTTGGAGGATTGCTATAA
- a CDS encoding acyl-CoA mutase large subunit family protein, with protein MNEKSLLNEYERWREEREKEVEKRPERKEEFQTSSHITIDPLYVPEQIDKDYMEQIGFPGEYPYTRGVRRTMYRGRHWTMRQYAGFGSAKETNQRFRYLLEQGQTGLSVAFDLPTQIGYDSDDPMALGEVGKVGVAIDSLEDMEILLDQISLDEVSTSMTINAPASILLAMYIVVAEKQGVPKEKIQGTIQNDILKEYIARGTYIFPPKPSMRLITDIFEYCTEHTPKFNTISISGYHIREAGATAVQELAFTLSNAKAYVKAAIDAGLDVDKFAPRLAFFFNGHNQFFEEVAKFRAARRMWAKIMKEEFGAKNPKSWQLRFHTQVAGSTLTAQQPDNNIVRVALQALAAVMGGTQSLHTNSKDEALALPTEDSARIALRTQQIIANETGVADTVDPLGGSYYVESLTDKIEEEATNYIEQIENRGGAVAAVEQQYMQREIQRSAYETQKRLEKEEEIVVGVNRYELEDEPEPELMKVDDELVENQLTRLKAVRENREQEKVDRALSQLSEAAKETENLMPYIIEAVRVYATVGEISHTLRDEFGEY; from the coding sequence ATGAATGAAAAATCATTATTAAACGAATATGAAAGATGGAGAGAAGAAAGGGAAAAAGAAGTCGAAAAAAGACCAGAAAGAAAAGAAGAATTTCAAACGTCTTCACATATTACGATAGACCCTTTATATGTTCCAGAACAAATAGATAAGGACTACATGGAACAAATCGGTTTTCCTGGTGAGTATCCATATACAAGAGGAGTCAGAAGAACAATGTATCGAGGTCGGCATTGGACGATGCGTCAATATGCGGGCTTTGGTTCTGCAAAAGAAACGAATCAAAGATTTCGTTACTTATTGGAGCAAGGGCAAACAGGCCTTTCTGTCGCTTTCGATTTGCCAACACAGATTGGTTACGATTCTGACGATCCGATGGCATTAGGAGAAGTGGGAAAAGTTGGGGTTGCCATAGACTCATTAGAAGATATGGAAATTTTGTTAGACCAAATTTCACTTGATGAAGTTAGTACATCAATGACCATCAATGCACCGGCATCGATTTTACTGGCAATGTATATTGTTGTTGCTGAAAAACAAGGAGTTCCGAAAGAAAAAATTCAAGGAACCATTCAAAATGATATTTTGAAAGAATATATAGCTCGTGGGACATATATTTTTCCACCAAAACCATCAATGAGACTTATCACAGATATTTTTGAATATTGTACAGAACATACACCGAAGTTTAATACGATCAGTATTAGTGGTTATCACATCCGAGAAGCAGGTGCAACCGCAGTTCAAGAATTGGCCTTTACGTTAAGTAATGCAAAAGCTTATGTGAAAGCGGCAATTGACGCGGGACTTGATGTAGATAAATTTGCGCCAAGGTTAGCTTTCTTTTTTAATGGTCATAATCAATTTTTTGAAGAAGTTGCTAAGTTTCGCGCTGCAAGAAGAATGTGGGCAAAGATTATGAAAGAAGAATTTGGGGCGAAAAATCCGAAGAGCTGGCAACTTCGGTTCCATACACAAGTTGCAGGGTCAACACTAACAGCACAACAACCGGATAATAATATTGTTCGTGTCGCTCTTCAAGCATTGGCTGCCGTTATGGGCGGAACTCAAAGTTTGCACACGAACTCAAAAGACGAGGCATTAGCACTGCCTACTGAGGATTCAGCAAGAATTGCACTACGAACACAACAAATCATTGCGAATGAAACAGGTGTAGCAGACACTGTTGATCCATTAGGTGGCTCCTACTATGTCGAGTCCTTAACTGACAAAATTGAAGAGGAAGCCACTAACTATATTGAACAAATTGAAAATCGCGGTGGTGCAGTTGCCGCAGTCGAGCAACAGTATATGCAACGAGAAATTCAACGTTCCGCATATGAAACGCAAAAGCGTCTTGAAAAAGAAGAAGAGATTGTTGTTGGCGTAAACCGTTATGAGTTAGAAGATGAACCAGAACCTGAACTAATGAAAGTTGATGATGAGTTAGTGGAAAATCAGCTTACTCGTCTAAAAGCAGTTCGAGAAAATCGAGAACAAGAAAAAGTTGATCGAGCGTTAAGTCAGTTATCAGAGGCAGCAAAAGAAACAGAAAACTTAATGCCATATATTATTGAAGCGGTTCGTGTTTATGCAACTGTTGGAGAAATCAGTCATACGTTACGGGATGAATTTGGTGAATATTAG
- the mce gene encoding methylmalonyl-CoA epimerase → MDKIRVLIAKPGLDGHDRGALVISQALRDAGMEVIYTGLRQSPKQIVRAAIQEDVDVIGLSSLSGAHNVLFPAVVELLREEDAEDILVFGGGVIPYEDVRELEKQGVQKIFTPGTPTSTVAAYIEQAVREKEPGEKTVLAPPHSLDHIGIAVSSIEDALPFYLDHLHLEVEKIVEVPSQKVRVAFLPLGNSKIELLEPLTDDSPVASFIKKKGEGIHHVAVGVNNIEARLDQLKKEGIQLIDETPKEGAGGYPIAFLHPKNAKGVLVELCDTHDEKGDV, encoded by the coding sequence ATGGACAAAATCAGGGTATTAATTGCAAAACCAGGGTTAGATGGACACGACAGAGGAGCACTCGTTATTTCTCAAGCACTTCGTGACGCAGGGATGGAGGTCATATATACAGGGTTAAGACAATCCCCGAAACAAATCGTACGTGCAGCAATTCAAGAAGATGTTGATGTGATTGGTCTTTCCAGTTTATCAGGTGCACACAATGTTCTTTTTCCAGCAGTCGTTGAGTTGTTAAGAGAAGAAGACGCTGAAGATATTCTCGTTTTTGGTGGTGGCGTCATTCCTTATGAAGATGTCAGAGAGCTTGAAAAGCAAGGAGTACAAAAAATCTTTACACCAGGAACTCCGACAAGTACTGTTGCAGCCTATATTGAACAAGCGGTAAGAGAAAAAGAACCGGGAGAAAAAACGGTCCTAGCACCACCACATAGTCTTGACCATATTGGTATTGCTGTCTCATCGATCGAGGATGCCTTGCCATTTTATTTAGATCACTTACACTTAGAAGTCGAAAAAATTGTGGAAGTTCCTTCGCAAAAGGTACGCGTCGCCTTTTTACCATTAGGTAATAGCAAAATCGAACTGTTGGAACCGCTTACAGACGATAGTCCAGTTGCCTCTTTTATAAAGAAGAAAGGTGAAGGGATTCATCACGTTGCAGTAGGAGTTAATAATATTGAAGCTAGACTCGATCAATTGAAGAAAGAAGGTATTCAGCTGATAGATGAAACGCCAAAAGAAGGTGCAGGTGGATACCCAATTGCCTTTTTACATCCGAAAAATGCGAAAGGGGTATTAGTTGAACTTTGTGATACTCACGACGAAAAAGGAGACGTTTAG
- a CDS encoding acyl-CoA carboxylase subunit beta, whose protein sequence is MDMYDKINELYDKRREVELGGGDKRIEKQHEKGKLSARERIDIFLDSGTFVELNPFMEHRCMDFGMEKGSAPGEGVVTGYGKVNGRLIFLFAQDFTVYGGALGEMHAKKVAHVMDLAVKNKAPFIGLNDSGGARIQEGVLSLDGYGHIFYRNSIYSGVIPQISVIMGPCAGGAVYSPAITDFVFMVEKTSQMFITGPKVIETVTGETITSEELGGAKVHSSTSGNAHFSCASEEEALHEVRRLLSYLPQHNEDRPPVVETEERNDDFLYDLLDYVPVDPSRPYDVRKVIHEVVDEDSFMEVQPSFAKNAVIGFARLNGKSVGMIANQPKVMAGGLDIDSSDKISRFIRFCDCFNIPLVTFEDVTGFFPGIKQEHGGIIRHGAKILYAYSEATVPKITVITRKAYGGAYVALNSKAIGADLVFAWPNAEIAVMGPHGAANIIFAKEIRESEQPEVTRNEKIEEYREKFANPYVAAANGMVDDVIDPRETRMKLIQSLDMLERKDEERPNKKHGNIPL, encoded by the coding sequence ATGGATATGTACGATAAAATAAATGAACTTTATGATAAACGTAGAGAAGTAGAATTAGGTGGCGGAGACAAACGAATTGAAAAGCAACATGAAAAAGGGAAACTTTCTGCTAGAGAACGTATTGATATTTTCTTAGATAGTGGTACGTTCGTCGAGCTCAATCCGTTCATGGAACATCGGTGTATGGATTTTGGGATGGAAAAAGGTTCAGCACCTGGCGAGGGTGTTGTCACTGGCTATGGAAAAGTAAATGGCCGACTCATCTTTTTGTTTGCTCAAGATTTTACTGTTTACGGTGGAGCATTAGGAGAAATGCACGCAAAGAAAGTTGCTCATGTGATGGATTTAGCTGTAAAAAATAAAGCTCCTTTTATCGGATTAAATGACTCTGGAGGAGCAAGAATTCAAGAAGGGGTTCTTTCTCTTGATGGATACGGACATATCTTTTACCGAAATTCGATTTATTCTGGAGTGATCCCACAAATTTCAGTCATTATGGGGCCTTGCGCTGGAGGAGCTGTCTACTCTCCGGCGATTACAGATTTTGTTTTTATGGTTGAAAAAACTAGCCAAATGTTCATTACAGGTCCGAAGGTGATCGAAACAGTCACAGGTGAAACGATTACATCAGAAGAGTTAGGTGGAGCGAAAGTACATAGTAGTACGAGCGGGAATGCTCATTTCTCTTGCGCTTCTGAAGAAGAAGCACTACATGAAGTGAGACGTCTATTAAGTTACTTGCCGCAACACAATGAAGACCGTCCGCCTGTAGTCGAGACAGAAGAGAGAAATGATGATTTCTTGTATGATTTGTTAGATTATGTGCCGGTCGATCCATCACGACCTTATGATGTTAGAAAGGTGATTCATGAAGTTGTTGATGAAGATAGCTTTATGGAAGTCCAGCCTTCGTTTGCTAAAAATGCAGTCATCGGATTTGCTAGGTTGAATGGAAAATCGGTAGGAATGATCGCGAATCAGCCGAAAGTAATGGCAGGGGGCTTAGACATCGATTCTTCAGATAAAATTTCTCGTTTTATCCGTTTCTGTGATTGCTTTAATATTCCACTCGTCACATTTGAAGATGTGACAGGATTTTTCCCAGGGATTAAACAAGAACATGGTGGAATTATTCGTCACGGGGCAAAGATCTTATATGCCTATTCTGAAGCAACTGTTCCAAAAATTACAGTGATTACAAGGAAGGCTTACGGTGGAGCGTACGTTGCATTAAATAGTAAAGCGATTGGTGCTGACCTTGTCTTTGCATGGCCAAATGCTGAAATTGCCGTAATGGGACCACATGGTGCAGCTAATATTATTTTCGCGAAAGAGATTCGTGAGAGTGAACAGCCAGAAGTGACAAGAAATGAGAAAATCGAAGAGTATCGTGAAAAATTCGCAAATCCTTATGTAGCAGCTGCCAATGGTATGGTTGACGATGTCATTGATCCAAGAGAAACACGAATGAAGCTTATTCAAAGTTTAGATATGTTGGAGAGAAAAGATGAAGAAAGACCGAACAAAAAACACGGAAATATTCCGTTATAA
- a CDS encoding M20/M25/M40 family metallo-hydrolase: MVNKERVIDEFITLVKVDSETKYEREIANVLKAKFEELGVKVKEDDTTTQTRHGAGNLICTLEGSKDVDPIYFTSHMDTVVPGKGIEPIIEDGYIKSDGTTILGADDKAGIAAMLEAIRVLKEQNIEHGTIQFIITVGEESGLVGAKALNANDIIAKYGYALDSDGEVGTVIVAAPTQSKVKAVVHGKTAHAGVAPEKGVSAITIASKAVANMPLGRIDEETTANIGRFEGGSQTNIVCDRVDILAEARSLVPEKMEKQVAQMKDAFEGAASEMGGDVDVEINVMYPGFKHKDGDHVVEVAKEAIQTIGRDSNLVTSGGGSDANIIAGHGIPTINLGIGYEEIHTTNEKMPITELVKASELVLALIKTAAK, encoded by the coding sequence ATGGTGAATAAAGAAAGAGTAATTGATGAATTTATTACATTAGTTAAAGTAGACTCTGAAACGAAATATGAGCGTGAAATTGCCAATGTCCTAAAAGCAAAATTTGAAGAGCTTGGTGTGAAAGTAAAAGAAGATGATACAACAACTCAAACAAGACACGGTGCGGGAAACTTAATTTGTACCCTTGAAGGGTCAAAAGATGTTGATCCAATTTACTTTACATCACATATGGATACGGTTGTTCCTGGCAAAGGCATCGAACCAATTATTGAAGATGGATACATAAAGTCCGACGGAACAACAATTCTTGGTGCCGATGATAAAGCTGGAATTGCTGCAATGCTTGAAGCAATTCGCGTTTTAAAAGAACAAAATATCGAACATGGAACGATCCAATTTATTATTACAGTTGGTGAAGAATCAGGATTAGTCGGTGCAAAAGCTTTAAACGCTAACGATATCATCGCAAAATATGGTTACGCTCTTGATAGTGATGGGGAAGTTGGAACTGTTATTGTCGCAGCACCAACACAATCAAAAGTAAAAGCTGTCGTACACGGAAAAACGGCTCATGCTGGGGTAGCCCCAGAAAAAGGTGTCTCTGCAATTACGATTGCTTCAAAAGCTGTAGCAAATATGCCATTAGGACGAATTGATGAAGAAACGACAGCAAATATCGGTAGATTTGAAGGCGGCAGTCAAACGAATATTGTTTGTGACCGTGTAGATATTTTAGCTGAAGCACGTTCACTTGTACCAGAAAAAATGGAGAAACAAGTAGCTCAGATGAAGGATGCGTTTGAAGGTGCAGCTAGTGAAATGGGTGGAGATGTTGATGTAGAAATTAACGTCATGTACCCAGGATTTAAGCATAAAGACGGTGATCATGTCGTTGAAGTAGCGAAAGAAGCAATTCAAACAATTGGACGGGATAGCAACCTTGTGACAAGTGGTGGTGGTAGTGATGCAAACATCATTGCAGGTCACGGTATTCCGACAATCAACTTAGGAATCGGCTACGAGGAAATTCATACAACAAATGAGAAGATGCCAATTACAGAGCTTGTCAAAGCATCTGAATTAGTCCTTGCGCTCATTAAAACTGCAGCAAAATAA